Proteins from a single region of Flavobacterium sp. YJ01:
- a CDS encoding BamA/TamA family outer membrane protein — protein sequence MSKKHNHIRAYFIKCTALLALFFVLGCSNTKYLPEGDLLYTGGSVTIKDSIMKKKDRKALETELEGLLRPKPNKQIFGLRPKLLIYNLAGEPKKDKGTRYWLRNKVGEAPVLFSQVDLDYNVSVLRNFAENRGYFKVRVSADSTVRNKRVKAEYTVTPKKQYIIKSVIFPDDSLKMSKIIAKSHRRSLLKVGNPYDLDVIKAERERIDARLKEKGYFYFNPDYILAKVDSSKGDHEVKIRLVIKDDTPVKALTAYKIDKIFVYPNYSLTNDSAVYRKRNITQYKDFTIIDTADTFKPRIYDRTIYFKKGDVYNRKDHNLTLNRFVNLGTFSFVKNEFKSSDSIPNALDSYYYLTLLPKKFIRVEVIGKTNSASYTGTELNLNWNNRNFFKGAELFTASVFGGADFQLGGANKGKNIYKLGGEVSLTWPRFISPFNIEGNSEFVPRTKATIRYEYQKRTQLYALNSFNTSFGYLWKENIRKEHQLNVIDITYVSPNHVTEEYLADIQEDPALERVIEKQLIFGPTYNYTYTNTMQKRRKNTIYFNGELDLAGNITGLVTGADYPNNVKNIFDVPFSQYVKIKTDFRHYLKLGKESELASRLIVGAGFAYGNSNVLPTSKQFVVGGTNSIRAFRARTLGPGSYVIPPPTNNNFTPDQSADLKLEFNTEYRAKLFSIVRGAVFIDAGNIWLLHADPNKPGAEISKDFMKELAVGAGAGLRFDLSFLVLRTDLAIPLRNPALPDGQRWVIDDINFGSSSWRKDNLILNIAIGYPF from the coding sequence ATGAGCAAAAAACATAATCATATAAGAGCCTATTTTATAAAGTGTACGGCACTCCTTGCTTTATTTTTTGTTTTGGGATGCAGTAATACAAAATATCTTCCAGAAGGCGATTTGCTTTATACAGGCGGTTCGGTTACCATTAAAGATTCGATTATGAAAAAGAAAGATCGAAAAGCTTTAGAAACAGAACTAGAAGGCTTATTGCGTCCAAAACCGAACAAGCAGATTTTTGGTTTGCGACCAAAATTGTTGATTTATAATCTTGCTGGAGAACCCAAAAAAGACAAAGGAACGAGATATTGGTTACGAAATAAAGTAGGTGAAGCGCCAGTACTTTTCAGTCAAGTTGATTTAGATTATAATGTTTCGGTTTTGAGAAACTTTGCTGAAAATAGAGGTTATTTTAAAGTTAGAGTTAGTGCCGATTCAACTGTTAGAAATAAAAGAGTTAAGGCAGAATATACCGTTACGCCAAAAAAACAATACATTATAAAAAGTGTTATTTTTCCAGACGACTCTTTAAAAATGTCTAAAATTATTGCAAAAAGCCACAGAAGAAGTTTATTGAAAGTTGGAAATCCATACGATTTGGATGTTATTAAAGCGGAGAGAGAAAGAATCGACGCGCGATTAAAGGAGAAAGGATATTTTTATTTTAATCCAGATTATATTTTGGCAAAGGTTGATAGCAGTAAAGGAGATCACGAAGTTAAAATCAGACTGGTTATAAAAGATGATACGCCAGTTAAGGCTTTGACAGCTTATAAAATTGACAAGATTTTTGTCTATCCAAATTATTCCCTTACTAATGACAGCGCAGTTTATAGAAAAAGAAATATTACACAATATAAAGATTTTACCATAATTGATACCGCTGATACTTTTAAACCAAGAATTTACGACCGAACAATTTACTTTAAAAAAGGCGATGTTTACAATAGAAAAGATCATAATTTAACTTTAAATCGATTTGTAAATCTTGGAACTTTCAGTTTTGTGAAAAACGAATTTAAGTCTTCAGATTCTATTCCGAATGCTTTGGATTCTTATTATTATCTAACGCTTTTGCCTAAAAAATTTATCCGTGTTGAAGTAATCGGAAAAACCAATTCGGCAAGTTATACTGGAACGGAATTAAATTTAAACTGGAACAATCGAAACTTTTTTAAAGGAGCAGAATTATTTACTGCTTCGGTTTTTGGTGGTGCCGATTTTCAATTAGGCGGAGCCAATAAAGGCAAGAATATTTACAAGCTCGGAGGCGAAGTTAGTTTGACTTGGCCGCGATTTATTTCACCTTTCAATATAGAAGGAAACAGCGAATTTGTACCGAGAACAAAAGCGACAATACGTTATGAATATCAAAAAAGAACTCAATTATATGCCTTGAATTCTTTTAATACTTCTTTTGGTTATTTGTGGAAAGAAAACATTCGTAAAGAACACCAATTGAATGTGATTGACATTACTTATGTAAGTCCAAACCATGTTACAGAAGAATATCTCGCAGATATTCAAGAAGATCCTGCTTTGGAACGGGTAATTGAAAAACAATTGATTTTTGGTCCGACTTATAATTATACATACACCAATACGATGCAAAAACGTCGAAAAAACACCATCTATTTTAATGGCGAATTAGACTTAGCTGGAAACATTACAGGTTTGGTTACAGGAGCAGATTATCCTAATAATGTTAAAAATATATTTGATGTTCCTTTCAGCCAGTACGTAAAAATAAAGACGGATTTTAGACATTATCTAAAACTCGGAAAAGAAAGCGAATTGGCCAGCAGATTAATTGTGGGAGCTGGATTTGCATATGGAAATTCGAATGTGTTGCCAACTTCAAAACAGTTTGTTGTTGGAGGAACAAATAGTATTCGAGCTTTTAGAGCGCGAACTTTAGGTCCGGGAAGTTATGTTATTCCGCCGCCGACAAATAATAATTTTACTCCAGATCAGTCTGCCGATTTAAAGTTAGAATTCAATACAGAATATCGCGCTAAATTATTTAGCATAGTTAGAGGAGCTGTATTTATAGATGCCGGAAATATTTGGCTTCTTCACGCCGATCCTAATAAACCTGGAGCTGAAATCTCAAAAGATTTTATGAAAGAATTGGCTGTTGGAGCGGGAGCAGGTTTACGTTTCGATTTGTCATTTTTGGTTTTAAGAACAGATTTAGCCATTCCGTTAAGGAATCCAGCCTTGCCAGACGGACAAAGATGGGTTATTGATGATATTAATTTCGGAAGCAGTTCTTGGAGAAAAGACAATCTTATTTTGAATATTGCTATTGGATATCCGTTCTAA
- a CDS encoding translocation/assembly module TamB, with protein sequence MNKKPVYFLKKTLRVLLWCVVSVITLLLLIIILIQVPSVQNFVKDKAITYLEGKIKTKVALEHISIKFPKDVVLEGFYFEDQKKDTLLAGNRLEVDVDLFKLVSSELEINSVSLENVKANISRNKDGVFNFDYIIKAFESKEPKVEDPNAKPFKISVVKVNLDQVKFNFKDDFAKNDIRVNLTHFDTKFKEFDLDKMNFNIPNINLNGLKVVLDQDVVEKIAEVSVKTVDTISKRPDFNLNLGKVALSKIDILYDNKDSKLNSGIRLGNLNLVANKIDLNNQLLDFDTFEIKNLSGNLRLGAKDKEIQTPKLDSTSIKQAGWKVKLNETNLENIAFKFDDMQSKPKTKGLDYSHLDLSKFNFKAEKLYYGNDTISGNLKTLTVNEKSGLEIQALKTDFFYGPKNASLNNLYLKTPQTLVQDKVKAEYKSLESLQKDLGDLAIDANLKESKIGFKDILLFVPDLQNTNPFKSNPNAILYVDSRVSGKVKDLNISKFEMSGIGSTKVSLSGKIAGLPDAQKAYYDLNIKKISSTAKDINMFVPAGTIPKNIQIPSQISLQGKFKGSVQSFKTNLALNSSFGNAKVDVLFDQRIKKREKYDAEVYLLDFDLGRLIKNDSIGKITLKAKVKGIGLDPKTANAAIDGLVQKAVFNRYTYKDLALKGNIENGSFAVKSGMKDPNLNFDLTASGDTKDKYPTVKLKLNLDIADLEKLNLHAGPMKLRGNVDADITNSNPDYLNGKVFLSNVQILQDKEPIVLDSVRVIAFADNSRNNIKVSSQFLKAEVDGKYKLTTLAAAMKKSLSKYIDLKNPKAKGESDEQRLAFTLTVDNDPILFKLVPKLTGLEPIKITGKYNNVTDSLEVRGTIPRITYGDNTISDGKINIEAKENALEYSISIATIESGSLKIPFTSLKGQVQNNILDYALEVQDAKQKQQYYIAGEFKAEDSKNILKLDAENFILNYDKWNVDPENAIEFGEKRLYVNKFNLNNNGNELKVQSQGTQDNAPLQVDFVNFKIETIMNMVKKDELLMQGLINGNALVENVMTNPTFTSDLKIDDFTFKGDKVGDLEIKVDNKTANTLAANVSLSDEGNDLKLTGDYKIDAGTFDFDVDINKLNIKSIQGFSMDNITEGSGYLSGNFNITGNTETPRINGELNFNDAAFRVTQLNSYFKIGKEKITFNNETISFDKFSLFDENDNELYVNGNIKSADFRKYNFDLLVEADNFRAINSKAKDNDLFYGDLFLDTKLNIKGDLDSPVVDGSIKINKETKFTVVMPQSDPSIADREGIVEFVDEDNVYLKQTVDMQNKLNQSEIKGMDVNVAISIDKEAELTLLIDKSNGDYLNLKGEAELVGGIDQSGKTTLTGKYEFSDGSYQMNFNGIKRKFDIQKGSFITWNGEPTMATLNITAIYKVNTAPIDLLGNQLKGESQTVQNTYKQKLPFQTLLKMNGELLKPEISFGIVLPEGNYNVSSDVVELTQAKLKQLEQDPAELNKQVFALLLLNRFVGENPFSSESGGTNAESFARQSVSKILSQQLNNLAGDLITGFEVNFDLESTEDYTTGTMQNRTDLNVEVSKKLLDDRLKVTVGSSFGVEGQERANEESTNIAGDVALDYQLTKDGRYMVRAYRKNQYQVAVEGQVIETGVAFVITMSYNKFRELFHRTEEEKELIREEKIRKEKEKQKKKADKEKEKLQENEDENQIKGNEQKT encoded by the coding sequence ATGAATAAGAAACCCGTTTACTTTCTTAAAAAAACTCTTCGTGTACTGCTTTGGTGCGTGGTTTCTGTAATTACATTATTATTGCTTATAATCATTTTAATTCAAGTTCCATCCGTTCAGAATTTCGTTAAAGATAAAGCGATAACTTACCTTGAAGGAAAGATAAAAACCAAAGTTGCATTAGAACATATTTCCATAAAATTTCCTAAAGATGTAGTTCTGGAAGGTTTTTATTTTGAAGATCAAAAGAAAGATACATTGCTGGCTGGTAATCGTTTAGAGGTCGATGTTGATCTTTTTAAACTCGTTAGCAGCGAACTAGAAATCAATTCGGTTTCGCTTGAAAACGTAAAAGCCAATATTTCTAGAAACAAAGACGGTGTTTTCAATTTTGATTACATCATAAAAGCATTCGAATCTAAAGAACCAAAAGTAGAAGATCCAAATGCAAAACCTTTTAAGATTTCGGTTGTAAAAGTAAATCTCGATCAAGTTAAATTCAACTTTAAAGATGATTTTGCTAAAAATGATATTCGCGTAAACCTGACGCATTTTGATACCAAATTCAAAGAATTTGATTTGGATAAAATGAACTTTAACATTCCAAATATTAATTTAAATGGGTTGAAAGTTGTTTTAGATCAAGATGTTGTGGAGAAAATTGCCGAAGTTTCGGTGAAAACTGTTGATACAATTTCGAAACGTCCAGATTTCAATTTAAATCTTGGAAAAGTGGCACTTTCTAAAATTGATATTTTATACGATAATAAAGATTCAAAACTTAATTCAGGAATTCGTTTAGGGAATCTGAATTTAGTTGCCAATAAAATTGATTTAAATAATCAGCTTTTAGATTTTGATACTTTCGAAATAAAAAATCTGAGCGGAAATCTCAGATTAGGAGCAAAAGACAAAGAAATTCAAACTCCAAAATTAGATTCAACTTCTATAAAACAAGCAGGTTGGAAAGTAAAATTAAACGAAACTAATCTAGAAAATATAGCGTTTAAATTTGATGATATGCAATCGAAACCTAAAACCAAAGGTTTAGATTATTCGCATTTAGATTTGAGTAAATTCAATTTCAAAGCCGAAAAATTATATTATGGAAATGATACCATTTCTGGAAATTTAAAAACATTAACCGTAAACGAAAAAAGCGGATTAGAAATTCAAGCTTTAAAAACAGATTTCTTTTATGGACCTAAAAATGCTTCTCTAAATAATTTGTATTTGAAAACGCCGCAAACGCTTGTACAAGATAAAGTTAAAGCAGAATATAAATCACTTGAATCACTTCAAAAAGATTTAGGAGATCTTGCTATTGATGCCAATTTAAAAGAGTCTAAAATTGGTTTCAAAGACATTTTATTGTTTGTGCCCGATTTACAAAATACAAATCCGTTTAAAAGTAATCCAAATGCGATTCTTTATGTCGACAGCCGTGTAAGCGGAAAAGTAAAAGATTTGAATATTTCGAAATTTGAAATGAGCGGAATTGGTTCTACAAAAGTTTCCCTTTCGGGGAAAATCGCTGGGTTGCCAGATGCACAAAAAGCGTATTACGATTTAAATATCAAAAAGATTTCGAGCACGGCAAAAGACATTAATATGTTTGTGCCAGCGGGAACAATTCCGAAGAATATTCAAATTCCTTCTCAAATAAGTTTGCAAGGAAAATTTAAAGGTTCGGTACAAAGTTTCAAAACCAATTTAGCTTTAAATAGCAGTTTCGGAAACGCAAAAGTTGATGTATTATTCGATCAAAGAATTAAAAAAAGAGAAAAATATGATGCAGAAGTTTATCTGCTAGATTTCGATTTGGGAAGATTAATTAAAAACGATTCGATCGGAAAAATTACGCTTAAAGCGAAAGTTAAAGGAATAGGATTAGACCCGAAAACGGCAAATGCAGCAATCGACGGTTTGGTACAAAAAGCAGTTTTTAATAGATACACTTACAAAGATTTAGCTTTAAAAGGAAATATCGAAAACGGCTCTTTTGCAGTAAAATCTGGAATGAAAGATCCAAATCTAAATTTTGATTTAACGGCTTCGGGCGATACAAAAGATAAATATCCGACCGTAAAATTGAAACTAAACTTGGATATTGCCGATTTAGAAAAACTCAATCTACACGCCGGCCCGATGAAACTTCGCGGAAATGTCGATGCCGATATTACAAATAGTAATCCTGATTATTTAAACGGAAAAGTATTTCTTTCGAATGTTCAAATTTTACAAGATAAAGAACCAATTGTTCTGGATTCGGTTCGCGTAATTGCTTTTGCAGATAATTCTCGAAATAATATCAAAGTTTCTTCTCAGTTTTTAAAAGCAGAAGTCGACGGAAAATATAAATTGACGACACTTGCTGCTGCGATGAAAAAATCTTTGTCGAAATATATCGACTTGAAAAATCCGAAAGCAAAAGGAGAATCAGACGAGCAAAGATTAGCTTTTACACTTACCGTAGACAATGATCCAATTTTGTTTAAATTGGTTCCGAAACTAACAGGTTTAGAGCCAATTAAAATTACAGGAAAATACAATAATGTAACAGATTCTTTGGAAGTTAGAGGAACAATTCCGAGAATTACTTACGGAGATAACACCATTTCTGACGGAAAAATCAATATAGAAGCCAAAGAAAATGCTTTAGAATATTCTATTTCTATTGCGACAATTGAAAGCGGTTCTTTAAAAATTCCGTTTACAAGTTTAAAAGGACAAGTTCAGAATAATATTTTAGATTATGCACTTGAAGTTCAAGATGCTAAACAAAAACAGCAATATTATATTGCGGGTGAATTTAAAGCGGAAGATTCTAAAAACATCTTAAAATTAGATGCCGAAAACTTTATCTTAAACTACGATAAATGGAATGTCGATCCAGAAAATGCTATCGAATTTGGAGAAAAACGACTTTACGTCAACAAGTTTAATCTGAATAATAACGGAAATGAATTAAAAGTTCAATCGCAAGGAACTCAAGATAATGCGCCATTGCAAGTCGATTTTGTAAACTTCAAAATCGAAACCATTATGAATATGGTTAAAAAAGACGAATTGTTAATGCAAGGTTTGATTAACGGAAATGCATTGGTAGAAAATGTAATGACGAATCCGACTTTTACATCCGATTTAAAAATTGATGATTTTACTTTTAAAGGAGATAAAGTTGGCGATTTAGAAATAAAAGTAGACAATAAAACGGCGAATACACTTGCTGCAAATGTAAGTTTAAGCGATGAAGGAAACGATCTTAAATTAACTGGCGATTATAAAATAGATGCTGGAACTTTTGATTTTGATGTCGATATTAATAAACTGAACATTAAAAGTATTCAAGGTTTTAGTATGGATAATATTACCGAAGGATCGGGATACTTATCTGGGAATTTTAATATTACTGGAAATACAGAAACGCCAAGAATTAACGGGGAACTTAATTTTAACGACGCTGCTTTTAGAGTAACTCAGCTGAATTCTTATTTTAAAATTGGAAAAGAAAAAATCACGTTTAATAACGAGACCATTTCATTTGATAAATTCTCTCTTTTTGATGAAAATGACAACGAATTGTACGTAAACGGAAATATAAAATCGGCAGATTTTAGAAAATACAACTTCGATTTACTGGTTGAAGCCGATAATTTTAGAGCCATTAATTCGAAAGCAAAAGACAACGATTTATTCTACGGAGATTTATTTTTAGATACAAAACTAAATATTAAAGGCGATTTGGATAGTCCAGTTGTCGACGGATCAATCAAAATCAATAAAGAAACCAAATTTACGGTTGTAATGCCGCAATCAGATCCTTCTATCGCAGATCGTGAAGGAATTGTAGAATTTGTAGATGAAGACAATGTATATCTCAAACAAACTGTAGATATGCAGAATAAATTGAATCAATCTGAAATAAAAGGAATGGATGTCAATGTCGCGATTTCTATTGATAAAGAAGCAGAATTAACTTTGCTGATTGATAAATCAAATGGCGATTATTTGAATTTAAAAGGAGAAGCAGAATTAGTTGGCGGAATCGATCAATCTGGAAAGACAACTTTGACAGGGAAATATGAGTTTTCGGATGGTTCTTATCAAATGAATTTCAACGGAATAAAAAGAAAATTCGATATCCAGAAAGGAAGTTTTATTACTTGGAATGGAGAACCGACAATGGCGACTTTAAATATTACGGCAATTTACAAAGTCAATACAGCTCCGATTGATTTGTTAGGAAATCAATTGAAAGGAGAATCTCAGACGGTTCAAAATACATACAAACAAAAACTTCCTTTTCAGACTTTACTGAAAATGAATGGAGAATTATTGAAACCAGAAATTTCATTCGGAATTGTACTTCCTGAAGGAAATTATAATGTTTCTTCGGATGTAGTAGAACTTACACAAGCAAAATTAAAACAGTTAGAACAAGATCCAGCAGAATTAAATAAACAGGTTTTCGCACTTTTATTATTGAACAGATTTGTGGGAGAAAATCCTTTTTCGAGCGAAAGTGGCGGTACAAACGCAGAATCTTTTGCCAGACAAAGTGTGAGCAAAATTCTTTCTCAGCAATTAAATAATCTTGCAGGAGATTTAATTACAGGATTTGAAGTTAATTTCGATTTAGAATCAACCGAAGATTACACAACTGGAACGATGCAAAACAGAACAGATCTGAATGTTGAAGTTTCTAAAAAATTACTAGACGATCGATTGAAAGTTACCGTTGGAAGCAGTTTTGGTGTTGAAGGCCAAGAACGTGCCAACGAAGAAAGCACCAATATTGCGGGAGATGTGGCTTTAGATTATCAATTAACAAAAGACGGACGTTATATGGTTCGTGCCTATCGTAAAAACCAATATCAGGTTGCGGTTGAAGGACAGGTTATAGAAACTGGAGTTGCTTTTGTAATTACAATGAGTTACAATAAATTCAGAGAACTTTTTCATCGTACAGAAGAAGAAAAGGAACTAATTAGAGAAGAAAAAATTCGTAAAGAGAAAGAAAAGCAAAAAAAGAAAGCGGATAAAGAAAAAGAAAAACTGCAGGAGAACGAAGATGAAAATCAAATTAAAGGAAATGAGCAAAAAACATAA
- a CDS encoding GSCFA domain-containing protein, whose protein sequence is MQFRTQIPISKSNNPIDYNSKILSIGSCFAENMAEKFDYFKFQNETNPFGIIFNSVSIEKLFKRVCKQELFEEKDVFFHNERWHSFDVHSDLSNSDRQELLETLNKAVSETNKKLKEATHIIITFGTSWIYRNMESDEVVANCHKVPQKQFSKELLSVNEIQKSIQNTIESIEALSPNINFIFTISPVRHIKDGFVENQLSKSHLFTALHQVLKSHNSKLKTHNYFPSYEIMMDELRDYRFYNEDMLHPNQIAIDYIWKLFSENYISQDSFSLMQQVDEIQKSLRHRSFNPESEQHQKFLAKLQQKIRILENKISHIKF, encoded by the coding sequence ATGCAATTCAGAACCCAAATACCAATTTCAAAAAGTAATAATCCGATCGACTATAATTCGAAAATACTTTCTATTGGTTCTTGTTTTGCTGAAAACATGGCGGAGAAATTTGATTATTTTAAATTTCAAAATGAAACTAATCCGTTTGGAATTATATTTAACTCCGTTTCAATTGAGAAATTATTTAAAAGAGTTTGTAAACAAGAATTGTTTGAAGAAAAAGACGTTTTTTTTCATAATGAACGCTGGCATAGTTTTGACGTGCATTCCGATTTAAGTAATTCAGATAGGCAAGAATTGTTGGAAACATTAAATAAAGCTGTTTCAGAAACGAATAAAAAATTAAAAGAAGCGACTCATATTATAATCACCTTCGGAACTTCTTGGATTTATAGAAATATGGAAAGCGATGAAGTAGTCGCCAATTGTCATAAAGTACCTCAAAAACAATTTTCAAAAGAATTATTATCGGTTAATGAAATCCAAAAAAGTATTCAAAATACAATTGAATCTATCGAGGCCTTAAGCCCCAATATCAATTTCATTTTCACGATTTCTCCCGTTCGTCATATCAAAGATGGTTTTGTAGAAAATCAGTTAAGTAAATCGCATTTATTTACAGCTTTACATCAAGTTTTAAAAAGTCATAACTCAAAACTCAAAACTCATAACTATTTCCCGTCATACGAAATCATGATGGATGAACTTCGTGATTATCGTTTTTACAACGAAGATATGCTGCATCCGAACCAAATTGCAATCGATTATATTTGGAAACTTTTTAGTGAGAATTATATATCGCAAGATAGTTTTTCACTTATGCAGCAAGTTGATGAGATTCAGAAAAGTCTGCGCCACAGAAGTTTCAATCCAGAATCGGAGCAGCATCAAAAATTTCTCGCTAAGTTGCAGCAGAAAATTAGAATTTTAGAAAATAAGATTTCTCATATCAAATTCTAA